The window ACCAGGGCATCAATCTCGACGGCCTCAGGGCCAACGGCCTCCATCTCGCCCGCCAGCCGCGCCTCCAGAAAAGCGCGCAGTTCCGGGATGGAGTCCGGCCGGATCGACAGTCCGGCGGCCATGGCATGACCGCCGCCCGACATCAGCAGGCCCTGTTCGAACGCGGCCTGGATGGCCGCGCCCAGATTGACGCCGGGCTGCGAACGGCCCGAGCCCTTGCCGACATTGGCGGCACGGTCGATGCCGATTACTACCACGGGCTTGCGATAGCGTTCGCGAAGGCGGCCGGCGACGATGCCGATCACCCCGGGATGCCACCCCTCACCGGCCACAACGATGACCGGCGCGTCGGGATTGAAGTTGCTGCCACGTTCCAGAACTGCGGCGGCCTCCTCGACCACGGAGGCCTCGACCGCCTTGCGCTCGGTATTGAGGGCATCAAGCTCCTCGGCCAGCATCCGAGCTTCTTCAGGATCATCCGTCGACAACAGGCGCGCGCCCAGGTCGGATCGGCCGATCCTGCCGCCAGCATTGATGCGAGGGCCCAGAATGAAACCGGCATGGAACACCGAAGCCGGCCCAGAGCCCTTGCCGACCTCGAACAGGGCCTTGAGGCCGGGGTTGCCCCAACTGGACATCGTCCGAAGACCAAGGGTCGTCAGGGCACGGTTGAAGCCGACCAGTTGGGTGACATCACAGACCTCGCCCATGGCCACCAGGTCGAGCCATTGGCGAGGGTCGGGCTGGGGTCTCTCTTCGCTGAACAGACCGCGCTTGCGGGCTTCGCGATTGAGGGCGGCAAGCAGGACGAAGGTCACGCCGGCGGCGGCCAGAACCCCCTGCCCGCTCTGACAACCCGGACGATTGGGATTGACCACGGCGGCCGCAGCAGGGGGATCTTCGCGCATCAGGTGGTGGTCAATCACCACCACTTCGAGGCCGATGGTGGCGGCACTGGCAATGGCGTCATAGGCCGCCGCGCCACAGTCCAGAGTCACGACCAGTTCGGCTCCGGTCTCGCGGATGGTCTTGAAGGCGGCCGGACTGGGGCCATAGCCCTCGGTCAAACGATCGGGAATATAGATCGGCAGCTCGACGCCCATATGTCGAAACCAGCGGACCAGCTGGGCGGCACTGGTGGCCCCGTCGACATCATAGTCGGCAAACACCATGGTCGGCCGGCCGGCTTCCAGGGCGTCGATCAGGATCTCTGCGGCCCGGTCCATGTCCATAAAGAGGGAGGGATCGGGAAACAGGGCCCGCAGGGTCGGTCGCAGAAAGTCTCCTGCCCCGTCGACATCCACACCGCGAGCAGCCAGGGCGCGGGCCAAGGGCTCGGAAAGACCATGGACCTGCTGATGGCTGCGCGCCACCGCCGGATCGGCCGGACGCTCGCGCCAGGCGCGGCCACTCAGCGACCGCGAGACGCCCAGGAAGGCGTCATCTTCGACAGGACCACGACGATCGGCCATCTCTAGTCGATCCTGAATCGTGGAGCTGTGGCCATGAGGTCAGCCTAGCCGTTTCCCGGGATTCGCTCCATGTGTTCGGCCGGGATCGGACCGGAACGCCTAGGCGGCCGAAACGCGATCCACCTCATTGGCCGAGCCCAGCACGACCGGCACCCTCTGGTGCAGCTTGGTCGGTTGCAGGTCGAGGATCGCCGTCTGGCCGTCAGTGGCCTTGCCGCCCGCGCGCTCGACAATCAGGGCCATGGGATTGGCCTCGTAGAGCAGTCGCAGCTTGCCCGGCTTGTCGGGCTCGCGGGCATCCCACGGATAGAGGAAGATGCCGCCGCGCATCAGGATGCGGTGAACGTCAGCCACCATCGAGGCGACCCAACGCATGTTGAAGTTCTTGCCGCGCGGGCCATCCTTGCCCTGCAGGCAGCCTTCGATATAGCGCCGCACCGGCTCGGCCCAGTGGCGCTGATTGGACATATTGATCGCAAACTCTGCCGTCTCGGGGCTGATCGCCACGGCGTCATGGGTCATGAGCCAGGTTCCGTCGGCGCTCAGGGTAAAGCCGAACACGCCCCTGGACAGGGTCAGGACCAGCATCGTCTGGGGCCCATAGACGACATAGCCGGCCGCCACCTGCTGGCGGCCCGGTAGCAGGAAGTCCTGCTCGTTCGGCTCCCGGTCATCCGGTGCCGGCAGGATCGAGAAAATCGTTCCGACCGAGACATTGACGTCGATATTGCTGGAGCCGTCCAACGGGTCGAAAGTCACCAGGAAGCCGCCTTTGCGGCCGGCGGTCTCGATCGCCTCCAGTTCCTCCGACGCCAGGCCCGCGACGGCGGGGCAGGCTTTCAGCGCCTCGCGGAGGATATCATTGGTGATGATGTCGAGCTTCTTTTGCTCTTCATCCTGGACATTGATCTGTCCGGCCGCACCCAGGCTTCCGGAGATGGCACCAGAGGCCACGACCCTGCTGATCTGGACACAGGCGGCGGCGATCACAGCGACCACGTCCTTGACCGCTTCGTCGGCGGTCTGCTCGGCGGCGAGATGGCCGGCGAGGTCGATCAGGGTGGTCATCTGGAAATCCCGGGCTGGAGGTGCAGGGCGAGACCTTTAGCCGATGCCCCGTTCAGACCCAAGCCTAGGCTTTGCGCTTCATCCGCACTTCCCGAACGGTGCCCGTTGAGGAGTTCATCACCAGGGTATGGGTGTGGACAAAGCCATCCTTGTAGACAACGCCCTCGAGAAGGTTGCCCCAGGTGACGCCGGTTGCCGCGAAAATGGCATCGGCGCGGACGATGTCGTGCAGGTCATATTTCCGGTCGAGTTCGGTAATGCCCCACTTGGCGGCTCTGGCGCGTTCGTCAGCATTCCGGAACAGCAGCCGTCCCTGGAACTGACCGCCCACGCACTTGAGGGCCGCACAGGCCAGCACGCCCTCGGGCGCGCCGCCGGACCCGACATAGAGATCAATGCCCGTTGATGGGTCCGTCGTATTGATCACGCCGGCGACATCACCATCGGTAATCAGATAGACCCGCGCCCCGACCGAGCGGACACTGGCAATGATTTCGGCATGGCGCGGGCGGTCCAGCACGCAGACCGTAATGTGCGAGGGGTCGACACCCTTGGCTGCGGCAAGGGCCAGCACGTTCTCGGCCGGCGTGCGGTCCAGATCGATCACCCCGGCCGGAAGTCCGGGCCCACAGGCGATCTTGTCCATATAGGTGTCGGGCGCATTCAGCAGCGTGCCCTTGGGGGCCCAGGCCATGACGGCCAGGGCATTGGGCATGGCCTTGGCGGCGAGGGTCGTCCCTTCCAGAGGGTCGAGGGCGATATCGATGGCCGGCCCTTTGCCGGTGCCAACCTTCTCACCGATATAGAGCATGGGCGCTTCATCGCGTTCGCCCTCGCCGATAACGATCTCGCCGTCGATGGCCAGTTCGTTCAGGGCGTTGCGCATGGCGTCAACTGCGGCCTGGTCAGCGGCTATCTCGTCGCCGCGCCCGACATTGGTCCAGGATGCGATGGCGGCGGCTTCGGTAACGCGGACCGCGTCCAGGACCAGCGACCGGTCCAGGGTTTTCGAACTCATCAGCATCTCCCAGCCTTAAAAAGGCTAATTCTCGGCCGCTTTTCGCGGTTCTCAGATGCGCGCAACGCGCAAAAGGCGCGGACGCTCTAGCACGGCGTGCAGCTTTTCGATGCGGCTAATCGCATCCAGCAGATTGGATTCGGGAGTCGCATGGGTAACGAGCACGATCGGGACCCCACCCGCTCCTTCGACAGGCTTCTGCAGGAAGCTGTCGATCGACACGCCGCACTCGGCGAGGGTTTCCGAGATGGCGGCAATGGCCCCCGGCTCGTCCCGGACCATGATCCGCAGATAGGCCTTGCCCACGGTGCGACTGGGATCAACAGCGATGAAGGGCTTGAGTTCGCCCGCTGGTGCCTGGAACACCGGACGGACGGCCCCCGTCATGACGTCGGCGATGTCGGCCGCTACGGCGGCAGCGGTCGGTCCCGCCCCAGCTCCCGGGCCCTGCACGAAGATGCGTCCGACGCGACGGCCCTCGATGAACAGCGCATTGAGCGCCCCGCCGGCCTGGGCCAGGGGGTGATCCAGCGGGGCCAGGGACGGATGCACCTTGACCGCAACGCCATGATCCGTGCGCGAGGCCGAGGCGACGAGCTTGATCCGATAGCCAAGATCCTTGGCCAGCTTGATATCCAGCAACTCGACATTCGAGATGCCCTCGATCTCGGCGGCGGCGAAATTGGGCGCGCAACCAAAGGCCAGGGCGGCGAGAATGCTGATCTTGTGGCCAGCGTCGAAGCCGCCGACATCCATGGTCGGGTCAGCCTCGGCATAACCCAGGGCCTGGGCCTCGCGCAGGACATCAGCGAACGAGCGACCGGTCTTTTCCATCTCGCTCAGGATGAAATTGCACGTGCCGTTGAGGATGCCGGCCACGGAATCGATGTCGTCCCCGACCAGGGCCTCGCGCATGATCTTGACGGCGGGCACCCCCCCCATCACGGCGGCCTCGAACATCAGCGGCACGCCCCGGGCTTCAGCCAGGGCGGCCAGTTCGGCGCCGTGCTCGGCGATCAGCGCCTTATTGGCCGTGACGACCGGCTTGCCTGCCTTCAGCGCCGTTTCCACAGCGGCTTTTGCCGGGCCATCCGAACCACCGACCAGTTCGACAAAAAGGTCGATGTCGGACGAACCGGCCAGGGCCACAGGATCGTCGAACCAGGTCAGGCCCGAGATGTCGACCGTGCGGGGCCGCGACTTCGAGCGCGCCGAAACGGCCGTGACGACGGCGCGGTCTCCGGCCGGTGCAAAGTCAGGTCGGTCGGCCAGGAACTGCAGAAGGC of the Caulobacter henricii genome contains:
- the recJ gene encoding single-stranded-DNA-specific exonuclease RecJ, encoding MADRRGPVEDDAFLGVSRSLSGRAWRERPADPAVARSHQQVHGLSEPLARALAARGVDVDGAGDFLRPTLRALFPDPSLFMDMDRAAEILIDALEAGRPTMVFADYDVDGATSAAQLVRWFRHMGVELPIYIPDRLTEGYGPSPAAFKTIRETGAELVVTLDCGAAAYDAIASAATIGLEVVVIDHHLMREDPPAAAAVVNPNRPGCQSGQGVLAAAGVTFVLLAALNREARKRGLFSEERPQPDPRQWLDLVAMGEVCDVTQLVGFNRALTTLGLRTMSSWGNPGLKALFEVGKGSGPASVFHAGFILGPRINAGGRIGRSDLGARLLSTDDPEEARMLAEELDALNTERKAVEASVVEEAAAVLERGSNFNPDAPVIVVAGEGWHPGVIGIVAGRLRERYRKPVVVIGIDRAANVGKGSGRSQPGVNLGAAIQAAFEQGLLMSGGGHAMAAGLSIRPDSIPELRAFLEARLAGEMEAVGPEAVEIDALVQPRGADRALYEDFQRLAPFGPGNPEPMFALTGVRADRVMALKGGHVKLDLVGPTGERLKAISWRSAETDLGRRLLSGGGVLHVAGKLKPDDYNGRNGVQLEIEDAADPRAV
- a CDS encoding homoserine dehydrogenase, producing MTNKTWRVGVAGLGTVGGGLLQFLADRPDFAPAGDRAVVTAVSARSKSRPRTVDISGLTWFDDPVALAGSSDIDLFVELVGGSDGPAKAAVETALKAGKPVVTANKALIAEHGAELAALAEARGVPLMFEAAVMGGVPAVKIMREALVGDDIDSVAGILNGTCNFILSEMEKTGRSFADVLREAQALGYAEADPTMDVGGFDAGHKISILAALAFGCAPNFAAAEIEGISNVELLDIKLAKDLGYRIKLVASASRTDHGVAVKVHPSLAPLDHPLAQAGGALNALFIEGRRVGRIFVQGPGAGAGPTAAAVAADIADVMTGAVRPVFQAPAGELKPFIAVDPSRTVGKAYLRIMVRDEPGAIAAISETLAECGVSIDSFLQKPVEGAGGVPIVLVTHATPESNLLDAISRIEKLHAVLERPRLLRVARI
- the glpX gene encoding class II fructose-bisphosphatase; translated protein: MSSKTLDRSLVLDAVRVTEAAAIASWTNVGRGDEIAADQAAVDAMRNALNELAIDGEIVIGEGERDEAPMLYIGEKVGTGKGPAIDIALDPLEGTTLAAKAMPNALAVMAWAPKGTLLNAPDTYMDKIACGPGLPAGVIDLDRTPAENVLALAAAKGVDPSHITVCVLDRPRHAEIIASVRSVGARVYLITDGDVAGVINTTDPSTGIDLYVGSGGAPEGVLACAALKCVGGQFQGRLLFRNADERARAAKWGITELDRKYDLHDIVRADAIFAATGVTWGNLLEGVVYKDGFVHTHTLVMNSSTGTVREVRMKRKA
- a CDS encoding class 1 fructose-bisphosphatase, with the protein product MTTLIDLAGHLAAEQTADEAVKDVVAVIAAACVQISRVVASGAISGSLGAAGQINVQDEEQKKLDIITNDILREALKACPAVAGLASEELEAIETAGRKGGFLVTFDPLDGSSNIDVNVSVGTIFSILPAPDDREPNEQDFLLPGRQQVAAGYVVYGPQTMLVLTLSRGVFGFTLSADGTWLMTHDAVAISPETAEFAINMSNQRHWAEPVRRYIEGCLQGKDGPRGKNFNMRWVASMVADVHRILMRGGIFLYPWDAREPDKPGKLRLLYEANPMALIVERAGGKATDGQTAILDLQPTKLHQRVPVVLGSANEVDRVSAA